From the Huiozyma naganishii CBS 8797 chromosome 2, complete genome genome, one window contains:
- the KNAG0B00105 gene encoding uncharacterized protein, with product MNVRHTWCVFHEQTSEFPPKYPLHTQKEYAQLVSPFLYYDSVAHMLSHATGLSKPVPVFDLWIGLQITGEFKQTYAQYWSEIVTDARYAKYFAFLVQLAAFNYQKTTDERSVFISVEDLRRVLHAVQAWIMFAAQYPKTLHDNEDISNVFTGKRSQAWVSLTKTHSLLCDQLKRESKVVKDLGPFQCTVGDKKLSNEYLVELYSDHQREFNNAMRDPRELFNNVLTVDFLARRLLRDRTIDVSEDQGTVDSSTLCRKHRGRCAPVQEASSICS from the coding sequence ATGAATGTACGGCACACTTGGTGCGTGTTCCACGAACAGACTAGTGAGTTTCCACCCAAATATCCACTACACACTCAAAAGGAATACGCTCAACTAGTGTCGCCGTTTTTGTACTACGACTCAGTAGCGCACATGCTCAGCCACGCAACGGGACTTTCAAAGCCAGTGCCAGTTTTTGACTTGTGGATCGGATTGCAGATTACAGGAGAGTTTAAACAAACGTACGCACAGTACTGGTCGGAGATTGTCACTGACGCTCGCTACGCAAAGTACTTCGCTTTTTTGGTGCAACTCGCCGCTTTTAATTACCAAAAGACAACAGACGAACGCTCAGTATTTATTAGCGTAGAGGACCTCCGCCGCGTACTGCATGCCGTGCAGGCATGGATAATGTTTGCTGCTCAGTACCCAAAAACCTTGCACGATAACGAGGATATTAGCAACGTATTCACCGGTAAAAGATCGCAGGCGTGGGTGTCGCTTACTAAGACGCACTCTCTACTGTGCGACCAGCTGAAGAGGGAAAGCAAAGTGGTCAAAGACCTCGGACCCTTCCAGTGCACCGTGGGAGACAAGAAGCTATCGAACGAGTACCTTGTGGAACTGTACAGCGACCACCAGCGCGAGTTCAACAATGCAATGCGGGATCCTAGAGAGCTTTTCAATAATGTTCTGACCGTGGACTTTCTTGCGCGCCGATTGCTCAGGGACCGGACCATCGATGTTTCCGAGGACCAAGGAACTGTCGATTCGTCAACTCTTTGTAGAAAACACCGCGGCAGATGCGCTCCCGTGCAAGAGGCAAGCAGTATCTGCTCATGA
- the KNAG0B00100 gene encoding uncharacterized protein — protein sequence MSFVFVPRILLKTNMITRLKTKGLLEVADVAELWRNRLNVEEDALSADVYVGAFHDMGTAFCKRLVNNWYGTSKKTILGLVVIDEFQNFETEFSIRPGSYESIGRIKLQLAWKVLVLSSTLGCQGFATALERLGFEMPLTTEPSLGEQCYVHDLVHKLPLANSIKWFGGVFCLRRAWRGLKYW from the coding sequence ATGTCTTTTGTGTTCGTGCCTCGCattcttttgaagaccAATATGATTACCCGTTTAAAAACCAAGGGTTTGTTAGAAGTAGCGGATGTAGCTGAGCTGTGGAGGAATCGATTGaatgttgaagaggacgCACTGTCCGCTGATGTATATGTCGGGGCGTTTCACGATATGGGAACTGCTTTTTGCAAGAGACTAGTCAACAACTGGTACGGCACTTCCAAGAAAACAATTCTCGGCCTGGTTGTAATTGATGAGTTTCAAAACTTCGAAACAGAGTTTAGCATCCGCCCAGGATCTTACGAATCGATTGGCAGGATCAAACTTCAACTGGCATGGAAGGTTCTGGTGCTCTCCAGCACTTTAGGGTGCCAGGGGTTTGCGACCGCTCTAGAGAGATTAGGATTCGAGATGCCGTTAACTACGGAACCTTCACTGGGTGAACAATGCTATGTCCACGACCTGGTACACAAACTGCCGCTGGCCAATTCTATCAAGTGGTTTGGGGGTGTGTTTTGCCTGAGGCGTGCCTGGAGAGGGCTCAAGTACTGGTGA